In Akkermansiaceae bacterium, the following are encoded in one genomic region:
- the asnS gene encoding asparagine--tRNA ligase, whose amino-acid sequence MRTLIKHALQSEGPMDTITINGWVRTRRDSKEFSFLEMNDGTCLANIQCVADAGIPGYDDVVKMTTGSAVGITGKLIESPGKGQKWEIHATSIELIGEAPADYPLQKKGHTPEFLRSIGHLRPRANLYGAVFRMRSRMSRAIHRFFDERDFNYVHTPIITDSDCEGAGEMFRVTTLDPTSTEKQGFENDFFEKPTYLTVSGQLEGEAFATALSNIYTFGPTFRAENSNTSRHASEFWMVEPEMAFCDLDGNMDLAEDFVKYLVDDALNHSEGDLDIFARFVDKDLLDRLKFVSEKPFHRVSYTEAVEILHSSGKKFDYPVKWGVNLQSEHERYLTEEHFKSPVTVYNYPKSVKPFYMRTNEPDDQGRETVTAMDVLVPGIGEIIGGAQREERLDVLQANMKAHHLSEDDYWWYLDLRKYGTCPHAGFGLGFERMLMFVTGMKNIRDVIPFARTPGSCEF is encoded by the coding sequence ATGCGAACGCTAATCAAACATGCCCTGCAGAGTGAGGGCCCCATGGACACCATTACCATCAATGGCTGGGTCCGGACCCGCCGCGACTCGAAGGAATTCTCGTTTCTGGAAATGAACGACGGCACCTGCCTGGCCAACATCCAGTGCGTGGCCGATGCCGGGATTCCGGGCTACGATGATGTGGTAAAAATGACCACCGGCTCGGCTGTCGGCATCACCGGCAAGCTGATCGAATCCCCTGGCAAAGGGCAGAAGTGGGAAATCCACGCCACCAGCATCGAACTCATTGGCGAAGCACCCGCCGATTACCCGCTGCAGAAAAAAGGCCACACCCCGGAGTTTTTGCGCTCCATCGGACACCTTCGCCCGCGTGCGAATCTCTACGGTGCCGTGTTCCGTATGCGCTCGCGTATGTCCCGCGCGATCCATCGCTTCTTTGACGAAAGGGACTTTAATTACGTACATACCCCTATCATCACAGACTCCGACTGTGAAGGTGCCGGTGAAATGTTCCGGGTCACCACCCTTGATCCCACCTCCACTGAAAAACAAGGTTTCGAAAATGATTTCTTTGAAAAGCCTACCTACCTCACCGTCAGTGGACAGTTGGAAGGGGAGGCGTTTGCCACCGCTCTATCTAACATCTACACCTTCGGCCCGACCTTCCGCGCTGAAAACTCCAACACATCCCGCCATGCCTCCGAGTTCTGGATGGTAGAGCCCGAGATGGCCTTCTGCGACCTCGATGGCAACATGGATCTTGCCGAGGACTTTGTCAAATACCTGGTCGATGATGCACTCAATCACAGTGAGGGCGACCTGGATATCTTCGCACGCTTTGTCGATAAAGACCTGCTTGACCGGCTCAAGTTTGTCTCCGAAAAACCCTTCCATCGCGTCTCCTACACCGAGGCCGTTGAGATCCTCCATAGTTCAGGCAAGAAATTCGACTATCCGGTCAAGTGGGGTGTCAACCTTCAGTCGGAACACGAGCGCTACCTCACCGAGGAGCATTTTAAAAGCCCGGTCACCGTCTACAATTACCCCAAGAGCGTCAAACCCTTCTACATGCGGACCAACGAACCCGACGACCAGGGGCGCGAGACCGTCACCGCCATGGACGTGCTGGTCCCCGGTATTGGCGAAATCATCGGTGGTGCCCAGCGTGAAGAAAGGCTCGATGTCCTGCAGGCTAACATGAAGGCCCACCATCTCAGCGAAGACGACTACTGGTGGTATCTCGACCTGCGGAAATACGGCACCTGCCCACACGCCGGCTTCGGTCTGGGCTTCGAACGCATGCTGATGTTTGTCACCGGCATGAAAAACATCCGCGACGTCATCCCCTTTGCCCGCACTCCGGGCTCTTGCGAGTTTTAG
- a CDS encoding trans-2-enoyl-CoA reductase family protein, with the protein MIVEPKIRGFICTTAHPDGCAAHVQEQIDFVKSQPKIENGPKNVLVIGASAGYGLASRIVPAFASGANTLGIFFEKPGSESKTASAGWYNSAAFEQAAQAEGLFAKSLNGDAFSHELKQQTIEMIKNEMGGKIDLVVYSLASPRRTDPDTGEIYKSVLKTTGGDFTNKTLKTDTGEIDEVTIGAATEEEIAHTIKVMGGEDWELWINALADADLLAQGVKTVAYSYIGPELTWPIYTDGTIGGAKKDLERASNAINTKLRETLGGSSYVSVNKALVTQASSAIPVVPLYISILYKEMKAKGLHEGCIEQVQRLMADRLYADETAVDENGRIRVDDWEMRDDIQQAVSKSWAIVSNENFSELADYEGYQEEFLKLFGFGLAGVDYDADTDTATAPPSLA; encoded by the coding sequence ATGATTGTAGAACCAAAAATTCGAGGCTTCATCTGCACCACCGCGCACCCAGACGGTTGTGCGGCACACGTCCAAGAGCAAATTGACTTTGTCAAATCTCAGCCGAAGATCGAAAACGGCCCGAAAAACGTACTCGTGATCGGCGCATCCGCTGGATATGGCCTCGCCTCGCGGATCGTGCCCGCATTTGCGTCAGGAGCTAACACCCTCGGGATTTTCTTCGAAAAACCAGGTAGCGAAAGCAAAACAGCCTCGGCCGGCTGGTACAACTCCGCCGCTTTTGAACAAGCCGCCCAAGCCGAAGGCCTGTTCGCCAAGTCACTCAACGGCGATGCCTTTTCCCATGAGCTGAAGCAACAGACGATCGAGATGATCAAAAACGAGATGGGTGGAAAAATCGACCTCGTTGTCTATTCACTCGCCTCTCCCCGCCGCACCGATCCGGATACCGGGGAAATCTACAAATCCGTGCTCAAAACCACCGGGGGTGACTTTACCAACAAAACGCTCAAAACCGACACTGGAGAAATCGACGAAGTCACCATCGGTGCCGCCACCGAAGAGGAAATCGCACATACCATCAAGGTGATGGGCGGTGAGGACTGGGAACTCTGGATAAACGCCCTGGCCGACGCGGATTTACTGGCCCAAGGCGTGAAAACGGTCGCCTACTCCTACATCGGACCCGAGCTCACCTGGCCGATTTACACCGATGGCACCATCGGTGGAGCCAAAAAGGATTTGGAACGCGCCTCTAACGCGATCAATACCAAACTGCGCGAAACTCTCGGTGGCAGTTCCTACGTTTCCGTCAACAAGGCTCTCGTCACCCAGGCCTCCTCGGCGATCCCCGTGGTGCCGCTTTACATCTCCATTCTCTACAAGGAAATGAAGGCCAAAGGCCTGCACGAAGGATGTATCGAACAGGTCCAACGTCTGATGGCCGACCGGCTCTACGCTGACGAAACCGCGGTCGATGAAAATGGTCGCATCCGGGTCGACGACTGGGAAATGCGTGACGACATCCAGCAGGCGGTTTCCAAATCTTGGGCGATCGTTTCGAATGAAAACTTCAGCGAACTCGCCGACTACGAAGGCTATCAAGAGGAATTCCTGAAACTGTTCGGTTTTGGACTCGCCGGAGTTGATTACGATGCCGATACCGACACAGCAACCGCTCCACCGTCGCTGGCATAG
- the maf gene encoding septum formation protein Maf, producing MKLKLILASGSPRRCDMLVAAGLEFEVIPSPAEELHDVDMPLHLLCEANARLKALAVSKHYPDAKVIGADTLVYIDQTPLGKPRTETEAREMLTRLSGRGHQVCTGVCIAHGENTRCFHTITEVVFKKLTPEVIDNYMGKVHVMDKAGSYAVQEHGDMIIKEVKGDYNNVVGLPITQLLEQLAQTEDP from the coding sequence ATGAAACTTAAATTAATCCTCGCCTCCGGATCTCCGCGCCGCTGTGACATGCTTGTGGCGGCTGGATTGGAATTTGAAGTGATTCCCTCGCCTGCTGAGGAGCTTCACGATGTGGACATGCCGCTGCATCTGCTCTGCGAGGCCAATGCCCGACTCAAGGCGCTGGCTGTTTCCAAGCACTACCCCGATGCCAAAGTCATCGGCGCCGACACCCTGGTTTACATCGATCAAACTCCGCTGGGTAAACCCCGGACCGAAACCGAAGCCCGCGAAATGCTCACCCGGCTTTCGGGTAGGGGCCATCAGGTATGCACCGGGGTCTGTATCGCCCACGGCGAAAACACCCGGTGTTTCCACACCATCACCGAGGTTGTATTTAAAAAACTGACACCGGAGGTCATCGACAACTACATGGGCAAGGTCCACGTCATGGACAAAGCCGGCTCTTACGCCGTCCAGGAACACGGCGACATGATCATCAAAGAGGTGAAAGGCGACTACAATAACGTAGTAGGCCTGCCGATCACACAACTACTGGAACAGCTCGCCCAAACAGAAGACCCGTAG
- a CDS encoding TlyA family RNA methyltransferase, with protein sequence MPAKERADALLVARGLCDSREQAKRLILAGEVLSGTTVVAKPSTKIPTDAELTVKEKPRYVGRGGLKMEGALDAFQIDPTGMTCLDVGASTGGFTDCLLQRGAVKVHAVDVGTNQLVWKLRSDPRVVVKEKFNARYMTPEDIGEGIDLAVTDVSFISLTKILPPMFATLKHDGQIVCLIKPQFELDRADIGKGGIVRDPDLHQRAVDKIHRFVTAELGHTWIKCIDSPIKGTDGNREFLAWLRLSRDS encoded by the coding sequence ATGCCCGCCAAGGAACGTGCCGATGCCCTGTTAGTCGCTCGCGGTCTCTGTGACTCACGCGAGCAGGCGAAACGGCTGATTCTCGCCGGCGAAGTGTTGTCGGGCACGACGGTGGTGGCGAAGCCAAGCACTAAAATCCCGACCGATGCCGAACTCACGGTCAAAGAAAAACCCAGGTATGTCGGTCGTGGCGGGTTGAAGATGGAGGGTGCACTGGATGCCTTTCAGATCGATCCCACCGGTATGACCTGCCTTGATGTTGGCGCCTCCACCGGCGGCTTCACCGACTGCTTGTTACAGCGCGGTGCCGTTAAAGTCCATGCCGTTGATGTGGGGACCAATCAGCTGGTGTGGAAACTACGCAGCGACCCCAGGGTGGTTGTGAAGGAAAAATTCAACGCCCGCTACATGACCCCGGAGGATATCGGCGAGGGGATCGATCTTGCGGTGACGGATGTCTCATTCATCTCACTAACAAAAATCCTTCCACCGATGTTTGCAACTTTGAAGCATGACGGGCAAATCGTCTGCCTGATCAAACCCCAGTTCGAGCTGGACCGTGCAGACATCGGCAAGGGGGGCATCGTCAGAGACCCGGATCTTCACCAGCGGGCGGTGGATAAAATCCACCGCTTTGTCACCGCCGAACTAGGCCATACCTGGATCAAGTGCATTGACTCGCCGATCAAGGGAACCGATGGGAACCGCGAGTTTCTGGCCTGGCTGCGCCTCTCCCGGGATTCATAG